The Pirellulales bacterium sequence ACGCGGCAAAACTTGTCGATGAATTGATAAGGATTGTAACCGCATGGCCGCTACTGCCTGCACCAATTCGCCAAGCAATCCTGACGTTGCTGGATGCAGTAGAATAGCTTCCGTTCAAACGCCGAAGCCCGCATAGCGCTGGAGCGCCTGTAATATGAAACGCCTTTTCACCTACACAATCCCAGTTGATGACGGCGCGGCTCCCAATCCATTCTATGGAATGTGTTCGTTGGCCATTTGCAAGCCGGGAATTCGACGAGTCGCAAAAGTTGGCGATTGGGTTGCGGGACTTGGATCAATAAATGCGCCGAGTGGCGATCTCAGTGGGCGATTGGTTTATGCGATGCGAGTCGATGAAGTTCTTACGTTAAAAGAATACGATCAAAAGGCACATTCCGATTGGCCCCATCGCATCCCTCGAATCGACAGTGCTGACCTGTCGGAACGACTCGGTGACTGCATTTACGACTATTCAGTTAGCCTGGAATCACCGATTCAGCGACCTAGCGTGCATGGTCCAGAAAACAGAGTAACTGATCTGCGGGGCGAAAATGTTTTGATTTCTCGTCGCTTCTACTATTTCGGCAGCAGCGCCAAACTGCTTCCTCCTGACCTTAACCAGATATGCCACCAACAGCAGGGACACCGAAGCAACGCGAATCACCATCATGTCGAAATGTTTGAAACTTGGTTGCGCAGCCTAAACTTAATGGCAGGACAACATGGTTGGCCGGACTATGTGGTTGAGTGGGCTAAAAATCACAAATGCGATGGGTGCATCACTCGTAAACATGCCGCAGAATACGATGAGGGTTGTTAAATGATCTAATTCTAATGCAATCAACGGTACTTTCAGTCGATCAGACGGCAACAAATGAACCAGAGACAAATGGATAGAGCGATACTTACCTACTTTCATTCTGGTAACATCGGTCTCGTAATCGAACCTGTCAGCGACTTAAGTCTCTCAGCAGCTTCCCGGTACAGATGGATATATGGCCGGAGTTCGGATATCGCATCTTTTAAGCGAGTCCGCCTTTCATTAAAACCATACGGAATCACCCCATCGCCGGTGTACCTCAACATCATCTTTTCGAGGCGGGATGGTGCGATGTTATCGCGCTCAGACAAATAGCATTCGACAATGGAATGTCGGCTCAATCGAAGCGAACTGATCTTAATGACAGTTGGTGGACAGGCTCCCAATGTTGCCTGCCAGCCGTTTCGGAGACGCTTTGAAATTACTCTAGTGCCAGGGCGATCATCTTCGGGCACTTCCAATATTTCTTTGATCTCATTTACAAGAGTCGTGCGATGCTGGTGGGAATAGAGGCGACCAATTTGTTTTACGCTCAATTCGCTCAAATGCTCTGGCGCGTCAAAACACACGGCGACCTTGTCATTCCACTTAATCGGCGGCATGGCCTCCTGCCAATCATACGCGCGAGATATTACGAGAGTTGATGCGCGGCAAGTCCTAAGCAACCCGGGGTCGAGAAATGTGGTGCCCGTCGAACAACACACTAGGGCGTTTTTCCAGGGCATCGGATATACGTCTCGTGATGCGATTTGTGCGATGTTTTGCGGCGCGAAAAGAATCGCAAATGCGATGAGACTCTTTAAAGTGTCGTCCGCCAATTCCTCTGCAAATGGCAACGCTGCTTCGAGGCCGTCTCGTTGGAGTGTTAGCGGCAAATGCTGCGATCCTTCGATGACCGATAGAAAAGAGATTTCCAGTATGTTGGCACTGAGGGATAACTTCGTGTCATTGTCGTCGATTACAACAAGTCCATTGCAAGTAAGCCTCGGGGGCAATGAATGTCGTGATTTATCTCTTCTCTTTGACTCACGGGGGGAATACCGGCCATATCGGCCGGTATAAGGAAACCTGCGAAAATACCACTCCAAGAATTCAAAACCCCAATGGACGGACGTAAATCCTTTCGCCTCCAAGTAGTGCCAGCAAATTGGATTGTTCGGCGAAAACCATTGTGATAATGAATTGGATGTGCCCGGCAGTGGTCGCTTAGTCCGCCCTTCGAGCAGTAAAGCGCTTCCATTCGTGATATGGAATCGCTCAACGACTGGATACTCAAGACAGTACCAATCCCAACTGTCGTACTTTCTGAGGGTGTCTCGTGCCCTGTTTGACAGCCGAACACGAATTCGCGTGCCATATCCCGGTTGCTTGATCTTTTTGACTGCGATTGATTCCTCGTTTAAGCGAGCGGTGAATTCGTATCCAATACGATGTTCAAAATGCCGCGACGACACATGTATTTGATCGCCCATGAGGAACGCTGCCAGCGCCCCTACTCCGAAACGTCCGGAACGTGGAAGAACTGGGGCACCATCATTTAGAAACAGTGACTTCCATTCACGGCTCTCGCGAAGAGATTTTCCGGCCGTCAAAAAATACTCACGGATTACAGCATCGGTCATCCCAATGCCGCGATCCTCGATAGTGAAGTATGCACCTGAATCATTGTCCTCAAATAATAAGACCACGTCCGCATTGCTCGTTGTGCCGCCGAACACGTCAATCGGCTCACGAACATAACGTGGCTTGTATACTCGTAGTTCACGAACTGCATCTACAGAGTTCTGTAAGAGTTCACGAACGCCAATCTCGGGATTGTCACCATATAGTGGCTTGACTAATTTCTTAAGCAGTTCGCCACCTTCGGCGCGGAATTGGATGTCCGCTGCCACATACGACACCGTGTTCCCAAATTGCCTGATGTCGTCGAGATTTGATCTTACTCGGCGAATGGTCAGTGTTAGGTCTTGCAGACCGGAATATCGGCCATTGAGTTCGTCAAGCAATTCCCAAGACGAGTCAAGTTCGTATTGAATTCCATTAAGCCATCCCTTGATCTTCAGAAATGTCTTAACGTCTTTCGGCTTTGCGTGTACAAATACTGCTTTTGGGTCTTCGTGACTTTGGCGCACGTCGCGTATGCCCTTATGGGCTATCCATTCGTCGCGCGATTTCGGATTGCGGAGCTTGTGGATTCGCAGAAATTCGCGGGGGGCACGTTCCGCTTGCAATTGCAAATAGTCGGCCACTCTCAATGCTGCCATCAAAAACACGGCATGAATATTTTGATATTCGCGAACATCGTATTTGTTACGCAGATAGCCTAGACAGTCTCTCAACTCCATAAAATGACTGCGTGCGATAAATCCCGCGATGTCTCGCACTTCATATTTTATTCCATTGATAAGTCTAAATGGCGAACCAGTAACTTGCGGCAACCCCCAAAGCGCTATCTCATGCGCTAAGCGGCTATGATGCTTGCGAAGGAATTCTTCACCGATAATTCTCCGTTGTTGCGCAGTCCACACGTCAGGCGGCAACAGAATATCGAGTTGATCGTCCTGGAACATGCCCCTGAGCGCGTTAGACCCATATTTTTGCTGCTCGATCAGAAATTCCTTCCAAAGTACATGCCACGGCTTATCCCCGATGCCTCTAATTCGCTTGCGCGGTTGAGTAACAAGGCTTGCAAAACAATCTTCATTCAGCAACATCGCCGAGTCGTGGAGCAAAGTAGCAAGTACAAGTGCCGCTGCGTCCTGCGCGGTGACAGACTTCCATGCTTCATCGGAAATCAATGATGTTGCCGTGACAAGCACTTGTTCCACATGAAGCGGGCCGTGGTCGGTCCAATCAGGAAAGAATGTCAGATGGGCCTTTTCCATCCATTGCTGCACGCGATCGACGGCTAAATTAACCGTGCTGAAAAGGCGAGGATGCGATAGTAGTAATTCAGCAAGGCGATCGGGTAAAGTCATTTGGCAGCCTACCTACCCAAATATTCGGGACACTGCACTATTATTTGCAGTGATCGTCATAAGATTTGAATATGGAATCAACGAGGCGCGTTGCACTTGATGTCAAGCGTGCTAATACCTTTAATTGTTCATTACATGCAACGCTCGTGGTCCGTTTTGGGTAATTAAGTTTGTGCGAGACTTCGCCCCATAGTTCTTCGCTCAATGTACGCACTTGCAACTCGCACGCGGTCTCCGTCGTAGTATTCGCACGCACTACGTAATGAACACTTGTGTACATCGTATCGACGCGCACGTTGCACTTGATTCCGATCGACGAAAAGAAAGTCTCGTACTCGTGGTCCCAGAGATTCGCAATTGGGCCTTCGAGCAATTCGTATTTTTGCAGCTTAAAGAGAGCAAGCAATTGCGGATGGATCGCACGCATCTGATCCGTATGCAGATGAAGTACGCGCACTCCAGCAAGGTCGGTTATTCGCGAGAATAAATTGGTCGCTGTGATGTCGAAGTGCTTTCCCCCTCGTTTGCATTCGATACATTTGCGACGAAGTTTTTCTCTCAGGTGGCTCGGGTCCTTAACTCGGTGTTTCGCAAATTTAATAAATGGAACTAAACCGGGTGCAGTCGCGATGTCACCATGCAACACCTCTGCAAATCGTTCAAAGTCATGTCGTTCGCGCTTAAATAAATTAACACAGTCGCTTATTCGCTTTCGCTCGGCCACATTCGGCGTATAAGTTGTCTTCGCCATAAATGATTTCGGGTGCGTGACTGGCTCACCGAGTCAATGTAAGAATGCGCTTCGCAATCTGGCGAAAGTCTGTTATTGCGTTCCGGCGTTTATGTTTGTCTCCTGTATTGACGAGGAACATAGGAACACCTTTAGCTTGTGATTGCTGGACGAGCGGACCGTAATCCCTGACTTCCCCGAGTTTGTGGCCGACCTTGCCCGTTCTTCGCAATGGGGTCACCACATGCTTCAGCACCGAAACAACGTCGCGGTATATGTGACGCTCAAACAGTGAGGCGTATGTGGCGGGCGTGGATGCCATTTCTCCGCCATAGGTGCGAAACCGTTGCGGAATATATCCAAGGTACTGCGGTTGCCCCTTCAAGAGCTTGACTTTGCTCGGTGCGAGCGTTGCAATTGTTTCCCAATCGGTGATCCAATCCTTCAGTGTCTGTCCGAGCGTAATGAGCGCCCGGACCGAAAAGAAATCGCATACACTGGGAATAATGAAGTAGTCAGAGTCAAGCAGCAGGACTCGATTTAGTGGGCCAATGTTAGGGCCAGCATCGTAAAAGACATAGTCGAAACGATGAACTTTGCAAAGCGACTCCACCAATTCACTTATCGCCGTGGTCGTCCTAAACCCCGGCACCCTTCGCTTGAAGCAATCTGTCCAAGCATCATTAAGTGCCAATTCAAATCGTGAAAGCTGAATGTCGCCGGGAAGTAAAAATGCGCGAGGTTGTCCCGGCATTTCCAGCAACTTCACAACGCGGCCTTGACCATCACCATCACAAATCGGTTTTAGTGCCGACCAAATTGTTCTGCCGTGTGATGTTTCGGAAGTATCAAGCAGGTCATCGACAACATTATCTGGCACCAAATATGATGTGAGATTGCATTGTGGATCGCTATCAACCAAAAGAACTCGCATGCCTTCTGCCGCGAGCGCAGCAGCGACATTCACGGTCAAAGTAGTTTTCCCTACTCCACCTTTGTGGTTATAGATCGTAATTTTTTTGGCTGGCGGCCGCATAAAGTGATCTGTGCGTTACTCGATTCACGACTTTTTGGAAGTACCAGCGCGTTTTTTGCGCTTTGACCGCGCTCGGTCCATTGCATGCTTTGCCGCTTCTCGATCGGGTAACGCCATTACAAAGTTCTCGCCAGCCGCGCTTATTTGCTTGTGGCCTCTCGAACTTTCTGCGAGGTACCCCGTCCGTAGCGCATTGGATATAGCAACAGATGGATTAGAAAACTTGGGCTGTGCGGCTTCAGTATTCAACGTACTAATATCGAGCGTCTTAAAATGTGGCAGGTTGCGATAATGCGATAGGTAGTACGCAAGGCACGCGACACGCTCAACATCGGTGGTTGGATGTTTTTCGCGAATGAACTCCTTTGGCTCCAAATCGACGTGATCTGAAAAACGAGACGGGGAATCCGCGGCGACGTGTCGCGAAGGGCTCGCAAATGCCTCGCCAGTTCGATGCGATTGTGTCAGTGAGAGGCTGTAGAATGTGGCAACTGTTTGCATCACCCGTTGGCGGCCTTCGTCAGTTAGCTTTGCCAATTTCGCGATAAAATCTTGTACGACTTTGCCCTCAGATGCTGGAGAATGTTCGGTCACGGCAGATACGCTCCAAATGAATGTGTCGGTAAATCAGGGCATTCGTACACCGACAGCCTAACGCTCACAGAATGCCGCTGT is a genomic window containing:
- a CDS encoding ATP-binding protein — encoded protein: MTLPDRLAELLLSHPRLFSTVNLAVDRVQQWMEKAHLTFFPDWTDHGPLHVEQVLVTATSLISDEAWKSVTAQDAAALVLATLLHDSAMLLNEDCFASLVTQPRKRIRGIGDKPWHVLWKEFLIEQQKYGSNALRGMFQDDQLDILLPPDVWTAQQRRIIGEEFLRKHHSRLAHEIALWGLPQVTGSPFRLINGIKYEVRDIAGFIARSHFMELRDCLGYLRNKYDVREYQNIHAVFLMAALRVADYLQLQAERAPREFLRIHKLRNPKSRDEWIAHKGIRDVRQSHEDPKAVFVHAKPKDVKTFLKIKGWLNGIQYELDSSWELLDELNGRYSGLQDLTLTIRRVRSNLDDIRQFGNTVSYVAADIQFRAEGGELLKKLVKPLYGDNPEIGVRELLQNSVDAVRELRVYKPRYVREPIDVFGGTTSNADVVLLFEDNDSGAYFTIEDRGIGMTDAVIREYFLTAGKSLRESREWKSLFLNDGAPVLPRSGRFGVGALAAFLMGDQIHVSSRHFEHRIGYEFTARLNEESIAVKKIKQPGYGTRIRVRLSNRARDTLRKYDSWDWYCLEYPVVERFHITNGSALLLEGRTKRPLPGTSNSLSQWFSPNNPICWHYLEAKGFTSVHWGFEFLEWYFRRFPYTGRYGRYSPRESKRRDKSRHSLPPRLTCNGLVVIDDNDTKLSLSANILEISFLSVIEGSQHLPLTLQRDGLEAALPFAEELADDTLKSLIAFAILFAPQNIAQIASRDVYPMPWKNALVCCSTGTTFLDPGLLRTCRASTLVISRAYDWQEAMPPIKWNDKVAVCFDAPEHLSELSVKQIGRLYSHQHRTTLVNEIKEILEVPEDDRPGTRVISKRLRNGWQATLGACPPTVIKISSLRLSRHSIVECYLSERDNIAPSRLEKMMLRYTGDGVIPYGFNERRTRLKDAISELRPYIHLYREAAERLKSLTGSITRPMLPE
- a CDS encoding AAA family ATPase, with product MRPPAKKITIYNHKGGVGKTTLTVNVAAALAAEGMRVLLVDSDPQCNLTSYLVPDNVVDDLLDTSETSHGRTIWSALKPICDGDGQGRVVKLLEMPGQPRAFLLPGDIQLSRFELALNDAWTDCFKRRVPGFRTTTAISELVESLCKVHRFDYVFYDAGPNIGPLNRVLLLDSDYFIIPSVCDFFSVRALITLGQTLKDWITDWETIATLAPSKVKLLKGQPQYLGYIPQRFRTYGGEMASTPATYASLFERHIYRDVVSVLKHVVTPLRRTGKVGHKLGEVRDYGPLVQQSQAKGVPMFLVNTGDKHKRRNAITDFRQIAKRILTLTR